One window of the Nocardia huaxiensis genome contains the following:
- a CDS encoding VOC family protein, with product MQLSSFYPVVGTTELAASRDFYTKWFGFDITFEADWYISLRRTDGERSFELALLDHTHPTIPDGYRKPVQGLLLNFEVDDVDAEWERMVVQGGLKAELPIRSEEFGQRHFIVADPSGVLIDVISEIAPAGEFAEQFSAEYTAERFGDQ from the coding sequence GTGCAACTCAGCAGCTTCTACCCCGTCGTCGGCACCACCGAACTCGCCGCCTCCCGCGACTTCTACACCAAGTGGTTCGGCTTCGACATCACCTTCGAAGCGGACTGGTACATCAGCCTGCGCCGCACCGACGGCGAGCGCTCGTTCGAACTGGCCCTGCTGGATCACACCCACCCGACCATTCCGGACGGCTACCGCAAACCGGTGCAGGGTCTGCTGCTCAACTTCGAGGTCGACGATGTGGACGCCGAGTGGGAGCGCATGGTCGTACAGGGCGGCCTGAAGGCCGAATTGCCCATTCGCTCAGAGGAATTCGGCCAGCGGCACTTCATTGTCGCCGACCCCTCCGGAGTGCTGATCGATGTCATCTCCGAAATCGCCCCCGCCGGTGAGTTCGCCGAGCAATTCAGCGCCGAGTACACCGCCGAACGTTTCGGCGATCAGTAG
- a CDS encoding alpha/beta hydrolase, translating into MARSGGRRTFRGVVRKSVTAVAAVVLMSSAGAVQATFGAGQAVAAPSGGYEELWVPSSMGPIKVQVQWAARGGSAALYLLDGLRAPGDHSQWTSDTDALRQFVGDNVTLVFPVGGHSSFYTDWLRPSSTNGQAVTYRWETFLTEELPDFLAGYGVSRTNNGIVGPSMGGNAALTLAAHHRDQFRFAGSFSGYVNPTFPLWNEAMRAAMRDEGNFNLDDMWGPVTSPAWSRNDATVQAELLRGLPMYIWSGNGVPTGADLPYGVGNTINAMALEAMTQTAAQILRNRFAALGIGARIDIGAGTHTWPYWQQALRTARPMILDALGAH; encoded by the coding sequence ATGGCGCGATCCGGGGGCCGCCGGACGTTTCGCGGTGTAGTACGGAAGTCGGTGACCGCCGTGGCGGCGGTCGTGCTGATGTCGTCCGCAGGGGCGGTGCAGGCCACGTTCGGGGCAGGTCAGGCCGTGGCCGCGCCCTCGGGCGGATACGAGGAACTGTGGGTTCCGTCCAGCATGGGGCCGATCAAGGTGCAGGTGCAGTGGGCCGCCCGCGGTGGCAGCGCGGCCCTGTACCTGCTCGACGGCCTGCGCGCGCCCGGCGACCACAGCCAGTGGACCTCCGACACCGACGCGCTGCGCCAATTCGTCGGCGACAATGTCACCCTCGTGTTCCCGGTGGGCGGCCACTCCAGCTTCTACACCGACTGGTTGCGGCCGAGCAGCACCAACGGCCAGGCCGTCACCTACCGCTGGGAGACCTTCCTCACCGAGGAGCTGCCCGATTTCCTTGCGGGCTACGGTGTCTCGCGCACCAACAATGGCATTGTCGGGCCGTCCATGGGCGGCAATGCCGCGCTCACGCTGGCCGCCCATCACCGGGATCAGTTCCGCTTCGCCGGATCCTTCTCCGGTTACGTGAATCCGACCTTCCCGCTGTGGAACGAGGCCATGCGCGCCGCCATGCGCGACGAGGGCAACTTCAACCTCGACGACATGTGGGGTCCGGTCACCAGTCCGGCCTGGAGCCGCAATGACGCCACCGTGCAGGCCGAACTGCTGCGCGGGCTGCCCATGTACATCTGGAGCGGCAATGGCGTCCCCACCGGCGCGGACCTGCCCTACGGCGTGGGCAACACCATCAATGCCATGGCCCTGGAGGCGATGACCCAGACCGCCGCCCAGATCCTGCGAAATCGGTTCGCGGCCTTGGGGATCGGCGCTCGCATCGATATCGGCGCGGGCACCCACACCTGGCCGTACTGGCAGCAGGCGCTGCGCACCGCTCGACCCATGATCCTGGACGCGCTCGGCGCGCACTGA
- a CDS encoding HAD family hydrolase has translation MPAAGLGLPDSIAVVLFDLDGVLTDTAAVHRRAWKEVFDEFLARRCGPDFRPFSAGDYLRYVDGRPRADGVREFLRSRDITLPDGNSADEPGDESVNGVGNRKNALLLSLLDREGVRVYPGSVRYLEAVRAAGLPVAVVTSSANCASVLEAGGLEPFVDVRVDGHDIARQRLRGKPAPDSFVAGAALLGVKPSRAAVFEDAVAGVAAGRGGRFGYVVGVDRVRDGTHAEELARAGADVVVADLAELMEGR, from the coding sequence ATGCCCGCCGCCGGGCTGGGGTTGCCGGATTCCATTGCCGTGGTGCTTTTCGACTTGGACGGTGTGCTGACCGATACCGCCGCCGTGCACCGCCGGGCCTGGAAGGAGGTGTTCGACGAATTCCTCGCGCGGCGGTGCGGGCCGGATTTCCGGCCCTTCAGCGCCGGGGACTATCTGCGCTACGTGGACGGGCGGCCGCGCGCCGACGGGGTCCGGGAATTCCTGAGATCGCGGGATATCACACTGCCCGACGGGAATTCGGCGGACGAGCCGGGGGACGAGAGCGTCAACGGGGTGGGCAATCGCAAGAACGCATTACTGCTGTCGCTGCTGGATCGTGAAGGCGTGCGGGTGTATCCGGGTTCGGTGCGCTATCTGGAGGCGGTGCGCGCGGCGGGATTGCCGGTCGCGGTGGTGACTTCGTCGGCGAACTGCGCCTCGGTGCTCGAGGCCGGTGGGCTCGAGCCTTTCGTGGATGTGCGGGTGGACGGGCACGATATCGCGCGACAGCGATTGCGGGGGAAGCCCGCACCGGATTCCTTCGTCGCCGGCGCGGCGCTGCTGGGCGTGAAGCCCTCGCGGGCAGCGGTATTCGAGGACGCGGTGGCCGGAGTAGCGGCCGGGCGGGGTGGGCGGTTCGGCTACGTCGTCGGCGTGGATCGGGTGCGCGACGGCACGCATGCCGAGGAGCTGGCGCGGGCGGGCGCCGATGTGGTGGTCGCCGATCTGGCCGAACTGATGGAGGGACGATGA
- a CDS encoding glycoside hydrolase family 65 protein — protein MIDCNPGFDVAPWHLRWCGLDLDALLRTESIFALSNGHLGLRGTLEEGEPVGQPGTYLNGYYEKRQLPYAETGYGYPEVGQSIVNVTDGKIIRLLVADEPMDMRYGKALEHERVLDFRSGTLRRNTVWSSPTGRTVRIRSERLVSFTDRAIAAIRYEVEPLDGEIDLVVQSDLLANEPAAATTRDPRLAAALDRPLVADFATARDYSALLAHHTRHSGLRMAAGIDHELELPGPARCSVQVEDDLARVTIAVDVAQGDRLRLTKYIAYGWSSRRSTPALRAQVAAALAAGMETGWDTLLRRQRDYLDEFWATADIEIDGDPELQQAVRFALFHVLQAGARGESRAIPAKGLTGPGYDGHAFWDTETFVLPVLTCTVPSAAGQALRWRHSTLDTARRRARELGQSGVMFPWRSINGEEGSGYWPTGTAAVHVNADIADATARYLAATDDEEFETDCGVELLVETARLWAGLGHHNSSGDFRIDGVTGPDEYSALADNNVYTNLMAQRNLREAAAACARRPEMADKFGVTPEETARWHDCADRMALPYNEKLGVHEQSEGFTRYARWDFAATTATNYPLLLNYPYFELYRKQVVKQADLVLAMQLCPTVFTAEQKARNFDYYDALTVRDSSLSACTQAVLAAEVGHLSLAFDYFVEAALTDLHDLHHNVAHGLHIASLAGTWLCCVGGFGGLRDCGKDLFFAPRLPDQLDRLTFRIAWRGRRLAVEITADSATYSLLGGDSIRLSHHGRDFTLDADPVTLPIPFLRSRPAPELPDGRRPYRRF, from the coding sequence ATGATCGACTGCAATCCCGGATTCGATGTCGCGCCCTGGCATTTGCGTTGGTGCGGACTGGATCTGGACGCGCTGCTGCGCACCGAATCCATCTTCGCGCTCTCCAACGGGCACCTCGGACTGCGCGGCACCCTCGAGGAGGGTGAGCCGGTCGGGCAGCCCGGCACCTATCTGAACGGCTACTACGAGAAACGCCAATTGCCTTATGCCGAAACCGGTTACGGCTATCCCGAGGTCGGCCAGAGCATTGTCAATGTGACCGACGGCAAGATCATCCGCCTGCTGGTCGCGGACGAGCCGATGGACATGCGCTACGGCAAGGCCCTGGAGCACGAACGCGTGCTGGACTTCCGGTCCGGCACCCTGCGGCGCAATACCGTGTGGTCCTCGCCGACCGGACGCACCGTGCGCATTCGCTCGGAACGGCTGGTGTCGTTCACCGACCGGGCCATCGCCGCCATCCGCTACGAGGTCGAACCCCTCGACGGGGAGATCGATCTGGTGGTGCAGTCGGATCTGCTGGCCAATGAACCGGCCGCGGCCACCACCCGCGATCCCCGGCTGGCCGCCGCGCTGGATCGGCCGCTGGTCGCGGATTTCGCCACGGCGCGCGACTATTCCGCGCTGCTGGCCCATCACACCCGGCACTCCGGGCTGCGCATGGCGGCGGGCATAGATCACGAACTCGAGCTGCCCGGTCCGGCCCGCTGCTCGGTGCAGGTCGAGGATGATCTGGCGCGGGTCACCATCGCCGTCGATGTGGCGCAGGGGGATCGGCTGCGATTGACCAAGTACATCGCCTACGGCTGGTCCAGCCGGCGCTCGACTCCCGCACTGCGGGCGCAGGTGGCCGCGGCACTGGCCGCCGGGATGGAGACCGGGTGGGACACGCTGCTGCGGCGGCAGCGCGACTACCTCGACGAGTTCTGGGCGACCGCCGATATCGAGATCGACGGCGACCCGGAACTACAGCAGGCGGTGCGGTTCGCACTGTTCCATGTCCTACAGGCGGGGGCGCGGGGTGAGTCCCGGGCCATACCGGCGAAGGGATTGACCGGGCCCGGCTATGACGGCCACGCGTTCTGGGACACCGAGACCTTCGTGCTGCCGGTGCTCACCTGCACGGTGCCGTCGGCGGCCGGGCAGGCGCTGCGCTGGCGGCACTCCACCCTCGACACCGCGCGGCGGCGGGCGCGTGAACTCGGCCAGTCGGGGGTCATGTTCCCGTGGCGATCCATCAATGGTGAAGAGGGATCGGGGTATTGGCCCACCGGCACGGCCGCCGTGCACGTCAATGCCGATATCGCCGACGCCACCGCGCGCTATCTGGCCGCCACCGACGACGAGGAGTTCGAAACCGATTGCGGGGTCGAACTTCTCGTGGAAACGGCGCGCCTGTGGGCCGGGCTCGGCCACCACAATTCCTCCGGCGACTTCCGCATCGACGGTGTCACCGGTCCCGACGAATACTCGGCCCTGGCCGACAACAATGTCTACACGAACCTGATGGCCCAGCGGAATCTGCGCGAGGCCGCCGCGGCCTGCGCCCGCCGCCCCGAAATGGCGGACAAGTTCGGCGTGACCCCCGAGGAGACGGCGCGCTGGCACGACTGCGCCGATCGAATGGCCCTGCCCTACAACGAGAAACTGGGCGTGCACGAGCAGTCCGAGGGCTTCACCCGCTACGCGCGCTGGGACTTCGCCGCCACCACGGCCACCAATTACCCACTGCTGCTGAACTATCCTTACTTCGAGCTGTACCGCAAACAGGTGGTCAAGCAGGCCGATCTGGTGCTGGCCATGCAACTGTGCCCGACGGTCTTCACCGCCGAGCAGAAGGCCCGCAACTTCGACTACTACGACGCGCTCACCGTGCGCGACTCGTCGCTGTCGGCCTGCACCCAGGCGGTGCTGGCCGCCGAAGTCGGCCATCTCTCACTGGCTTTCGACTACTTCGTCGAAGCCGCGCTCACCGACCTGCACGACCTGCACCACAATGTGGCCCACGGCCTGCACATCGCCTCGCTCGCCGGGACCTGGCTGTGCTGTGTGGGCGGGTTCGGCGGCCTGCGCGACTGCGGGAAGGATCTCTTCTTCGCGCCCCGGCTACCCGACCAGCTCGATCGGCTCACCTTCCGGATCGCCTGGCGCGGCCGTCGGCTCGCCGTCGAGATCACCGCCGACTCCGCGACATACAGTCTGCTGGGCGGTGATTCGATCCGCCTGTCCCATCACGGGCGTGACTTCACCCTCGATGCGGACCCGGTGACACTGCCCATCCCGTTCCTGCGTTCCCGCCCCGCACCCGAACTCCCGGACGGGCGCAGACCCTACCGCCGCTTCTGA
- a CDS encoding MFS transporter yields MQLLRTHRPLAALFSARVISYAGDSLSLVALMLHVANTTGQGLAVALLLLVGDFVPSLLSPIAGAISDRFDRRRVMIICELAQGTLVLLIALSLPPLPLLLALVAARSIAANIFMPASRSAVPALVAGADLEKANSAIGFGANAAEAFGPLLAAALFPLIGIRGVLLVDAASFFVSAVILLVLPALPPRPDGEVPESLLAQARIGLGYIRRIPAVRIVSLGFCAVVACNGVDDVALVLLATETLHSGDSSVGLLLGAVGIGLLIGYGLLTRYGARLSMTALLLGGFFVSSAGNLLTGLAWSVAAAFTVQAVRGLGLAGMDVASSTLLQRIVPDHLLGRVFGNLYGLIGIAAALSYVGGGALLDATSAPATLILAGSGGILATVVVALTLPRALREHAAAVQKRR; encoded by the coding sequence ATGCAGTTGTTGCGCACACACCGCCCGCTGGCCGCGCTGTTCAGCGCGCGGGTCATCTCGTACGCGGGTGATTCGCTGAGCCTGGTCGCGCTCATGCTGCACGTGGCGAATACGACCGGACAGGGTCTGGCCGTGGCCTTGCTGCTGCTGGTCGGGGATTTCGTGCCCTCGCTGCTGAGTCCGATCGCCGGCGCGATCAGCGACCGCTTCGATCGCAGGCGGGTCATGATCATCTGCGAATTGGCCCAGGGCACACTGGTTCTGCTCATCGCGCTGTCCCTGCCGCCGCTGCCGCTGCTGCTCGCGCTGGTGGCCGCGCGGTCGATCGCCGCCAATATCTTCATGCCCGCGTCCCGATCGGCCGTGCCCGCTCTGGTCGCGGGCGCGGATCTGGAAAAGGCCAACTCCGCCATCGGTTTCGGCGCGAATGCGGCCGAGGCGTTCGGCCCGCTGCTGGCCGCGGCGCTGTTCCCGCTCATCGGCATTCGCGGGGTGCTGCTGGTCGACGCTGCCTCGTTCTTCGTGTCGGCGGTCATCCTGCTCGTGCTTCCGGCGCTGCCGCCCCGCCCGGATGGCGAGGTCCCGGAATCCCTTCTGGCCCAAGCCCGCATCGGCCTCGGCTATATTCGCCGCATCCCGGCCGTGCGGATCGTCTCCCTCGGGTTCTGCGCGGTGGTCGCCTGCAATGGCGTCGATGACGTCGCCCTGGTCCTGCTCGCCACCGAGACGCTGCACTCCGGCGACTCCTCGGTCGGCCTGCTGCTGGGCGCGGTCGGCATCGGCCTGCTGATCGGCTACGGCCTGCTCACCCGTTACGGCGCCCGGCTGTCCATGACCGCACTGCTGCTGGGCGGCTTCTTCGTCAGCAGCGCGGGCAATCTGCTCACCGGCCTCGCCTGGTCGGTGGCCGCCGCCTTCACCGTGCAGGCCGTGCGCGGACTGGGCTTGGCGGGCATGGATGTCGCCTCCAGCACGCTGCTGCAACGCATCGTGCCGGACCATCTGCTCGGTCGTGTCTTCGGAAACCTGTACGGCCTCATCGGGATTGCGGCGGCCCTGTCCTATGTCGGCGGCGGCGCGCTGCTCGATGCCACCAGCGCCCCGGCCACCCTGATCCTCGCGGGGTCCGGCGGAATACTGGCCACCGTGGTTGTCGCCCTGACCCTTCCGCGCGCGCTCCGCGAGCACGCGGCCGCGGTTCAGAAGCGGCGGTAG
- a CDS encoding lipoprotein LpqH — MNVKSIRLTAVLAATAAAALVVTGCSDDESTSSSNNTTSAATSAAPGGGSAPAGKSAASVDGKALDAKFETTCVKNGNDLALALTDTANATYGQLSVSATVTGDTVTAVGIAGSKGGDSGMPYAVGYGNGAQGGSAKLSKSGNTYTITGEGVGAPDMSNPLAGVKNSKFEITFACSSIVGG; from the coding sequence ATGAACGTCAAGTCCATCCGCCTGACCGCCGTCCTCGCCGCCACCGCCGCTGCCGCCCTGGTGGTGACCGGGTGCAGCGATGACGAGTCCACCAGCTCCAGCAACAACACCACCTCGGCCGCGACCTCGGCCGCCCCCGGCGGCGGCTCCGCTCCGGCCGGCAAGTCCGCCGCCTCCGTCGACGGCAAGGCCCTGGACGCCAAGTTCGAGACCACCTGCGTCAAGAACGGCAATGACCTCGCGCTGGCATTGACCGACACCGCCAACGCCACCTACGGCCAGCTCAGCGTGAGCGCCACCGTCACCGGCGACACCGTGACCGCGGTCGGCATCGCGGGCTCCAAGGGCGGCGACAGCGGCATGCCCTACGCGGTCGGCTACGGCAACGGCGCGCAGGGCGGTTCGGCCAAGCTCAGCAAGAGCGGCAACACCTACACCATCACCGGTGAGGGCGTCGGCGCCCCGGACATGTCCAATCCGCTTGCCGGAGTCAAGAACTCGAAGTTCGAGATCACCTTCGCCTGCTCGAGCATCGTCGGCGGCTGA
- a CDS encoding tetratricopeptide repeat protein yields the protein MIDSTPDPELPPFDGPTVSGDSEILRAGGEAMARGELGEALRIFEHAVEVESGTYRVCALVNIASVKNQLGEHAEAAERYREALGQMPAEAPRLHPSTLIGLSQALQHLGELDEAQELLDGARELLAVDGAPGDLRFACLVSATAVALHRHQFARAIELAHESLHAARQFAPEQAGHPLNNLAAAHFETGRWELAEDFAGQALIAFEVSGNPAGVAETQLNLATMYVRLGRFDAAEPLLSRSQQFFTTAGAAYYAGIGWKMAGFIAQHRDQAERAEERYHRALRGFEESGAVIDAADVRTRLATLAFAAGRLDVGETELAAARATYAEHGLTMHCAQLDAWHAGLLEPLVESVPGMLSHAAGLAIPAALILDAARYELPDGTQRENWDRRIADPALRLAFRYAFLAGDATLLADLIEMRCAGTTLDIARLSESSPHLSTGTLEPFEPPAPTSGPGNDALQLGTALAAVAAGAGLPVTPPPHVAVPPDGHLALAGWITAAEQRYDRRLRADRVVHA from the coding sequence ATGATCGATTCGACGCCGGATCCTGAACTACCGCCATTCGACGGGCCTACGGTTTCAGGCGACTCGGAGATCCTGCGGGCGGGCGGGGAGGCCATGGCGCGGGGGGAACTGGGGGAGGCGCTGCGGATCTTCGAGCATGCCGTGGAGGTGGAGAGCGGGACGTATCGGGTGTGTGCGCTGGTGAATATCGCGTCGGTGAAGAACCAGTTGGGGGAGCATGCGGAGGCGGCGGAGCGGTATCGGGAAGCGTTGGGGCAGATGCCCGCCGAGGCGCCGCGGTTGCATCCGAGCACGTTGATCGGGTTGTCGCAGGCGCTGCAACACCTGGGGGAGTTGGACGAGGCGCAGGAGCTTCTGGACGGCGCGCGGGAGCTGCTCGCTGTCGACGGTGCGCCCGGCGATCTGCGATTCGCGTGCCTGGTGTCGGCGACGGCGGTGGCGCTGCATCGGCACCAGTTTGCGCGGGCCATCGAGTTGGCGCACGAATCACTGCACGCCGCACGGCAATTCGCGCCGGAGCAGGCCGGGCATCCGCTGAACAATTTGGCGGCGGCGCATTTCGAGACGGGGCGGTGGGAGCTGGCGGAGGATTTCGCGGGGCAGGCTTTGATCGCGTTCGAGGTCTCCGGGAATCCGGCGGGTGTCGCCGAAACCCAGTTGAATCTGGCCACCATGTACGTGCGGCTGGGGCGGTTCGACGCGGCCGAACCGCTGCTGTCGCGCTCGCAGCAGTTCTTCACCACGGCGGGCGCGGCCTATTACGCCGGAATCGGCTGGAAGATGGCCGGTTTCATCGCCCAACATAGGGACCAAGCCGAACGCGCCGAGGAGCGATATCACCGGGCTCTGCGCGGATTCGAGGAGTCCGGCGCGGTCATCGACGCCGCCGATGTGCGCACCCGCCTGGCCACGCTCGCCTTCGCGGCCGGCCGATTGGATGTCGGGGAGACCGAATTGGCCGCCGCGCGCGCCACGTACGCCGAGCACGGCCTCACCATGCACTGCGCCCAGCTGGACGCCTGGCATGCGGGACTGCTGGAGCCGCTCGTCGAATCCGTTCCCGGAATGCTCTCCCACGCAGCGGGTCTGGCCATCCCCGCCGCGCTCATCCTCGATGCCGCCCGCTACGAACTCCCCGACGGCACCCAGCGCGAGAACTGGGACCGCCGCATCGCCGACCCCGCGCTGCGCCTGGCCTTCCGCTACGCCTTCCTGGCAGGCGACGCCACCCTCCTCGCCGACCTGATCGAAATGCGCTGCGCGGGAACAACCCTGGACATCGCCCGGCTCTCCGAGTCATCGCCCCACCTGTCGACGGGCACCCTCGAACCCTTCGAACCACCTGCGCCCACCTCCGGCCCGGGAAACGACGCCCTGCAACTCGGCACCGCCCTCGCCGCCGTGGCAGCCGGTGCGGGCCTGCCGGTCACCCCACCCCCGCACGTGGCAGTGCCTCCGGACGGTCACCTCGCCCTCGCCGGCTGGATCACGGCAGCCGAGCAACGCTACGACCGCCGCCTGCGCGCCGACCGGGTGGTCCACGCATGA
- a CDS encoding CHAT domain-containing protein — protein sequence MADAGDLYVSWRWLDGSAQGGIGVVPEAQAEAAVARFAAALPAPGVPGGLEAALTTGELASHDSEDALAQELSAAFLPYNLAVQLHERYERGVRPRIGIQPSPRVGQIPWELIAPDPGLRLLDFADVGLLAPPGIVQAPARVGRSWGRDRELPVVAVLDPRVPGFRADSVLGSVLGRMDASAPVTALVERHAERNRLVPKVIDPLEAFRRTDVDREWLGEVLRAGASRLLYIGHVTAAAPASGRSESATMHLACTADTVGFADPQRDHRPLSARDLLLGTYTLGDDPRSGPQLWPIPSRVALIACESGGDLRFGEALGLVAAMITGGAELVTAGRWPLPTDLAFHRLGGVAPDIRPLQEAVCAVDAAHEQPDPVAALNQWQRDRLAAWRTQGGLENSPLVWAALATVEARTASAPIGSGHGG from the coding sequence ATGGCGGATGCGGGGGATCTGTATGTCAGCTGGCGGTGGTTGGATGGTTCCGCGCAGGGCGGGATCGGGGTGGTGCCGGAAGCGCAGGCCGAGGCGGCGGTGGCGCGGTTCGCGGCGGCCTTGCCCGCGCCGGGGGTGCCGGGTGGGCTCGAAGCCGCGCTGACCACAGGTGAATTGGCGTCCCACGACTCGGAAGACGCACTGGCGCAGGAGTTGTCGGCGGCGTTTCTGCCGTACAACCTCGCCGTGCAGCTGCACGAGCGGTATGAGCGCGGGGTGCGGCCCCGGATCGGGATTCAGCCGTCGCCCCGGGTCGGGCAGATTCCCTGGGAGCTGATCGCGCCCGACCCGGGCTTGCGGTTGCTGGATTTCGCGGATGTCGGGTTGCTCGCGCCGCCCGGGATCGTGCAGGCCCCGGCCCGGGTCGGCAGGTCGTGGGGGCGGGATCGGGAGCTGCCGGTGGTGGCGGTGCTCGATCCCCGGGTGCCGGGATTCCGGGCGGATTCGGTGCTCGGGTCGGTGCTGGGCCGCATGGATGCGAGCGCGCCGGTCACCGCGCTGGTGGAGCGGCATGCCGAGCGGAATCGGCTGGTGCCGAAGGTCATCGACCCGCTGGAAGCCTTCCGGCGCACCGATGTGGACCGGGAGTGGCTGGGCGAGGTGTTGCGGGCGGGCGCTTCTCGGCTGCTGTACATCGGGCATGTGACGGCGGCGGCTCCGGCCTCCGGCCGAAGCGAGTCGGCCACAATGCATTTGGCATGCACCGCCGACACCGTAGGATTCGCCGATCCGCAACGCGATCACCGCCCGCTGTCGGCGCGCGATCTGCTGCTCGGCACCTACACCCTGGGCGATGACCCGCGCAGCGGCCCGCAGCTGTGGCCGATTCCCAGCCGGGTCGCACTCATCGCCTGTGAGAGCGGCGGTGACCTGCGCTTCGGGGAGGCGCTCGGCCTGGTGGCCGCCATGATCACCGGCGGGGCGGAGCTGGTCACGGCCGGCCGCTGGCCATTGCCTACGGACCTCGCCTTTCACCGGCTGGGCGGCGTGGCACCGGATATCCGACCTCTCCAGGAGGCGGTGTGCGCGGTCGATGCCGCCCACGAGCAACCCGATCCGGTGGCGGCGCTGAACCAGTGGCAGCGCGACCGTCTGGCCGCCTGGCGGACCCAGGGCGGCCTGGAAAACTCGCCGCTGGTCTGGGCAGCCCTCGCCACCGTGGAGGCGCGTACCGCGAGCGCACCGATTGGGAGCGGGCACGGCGGGTAG
- a CDS encoding MFS transporter: MRTISTDIPARMDRLPWSRWHWLIVIGLGSVWILDGLEVTVVGSVASRLSQPGSGIDITAAQVSGVAAAMYVTGACTGALFFGWLTDRFGRKKLFLITLAVYLFATAMTALSFNMWWFVIFRFLTGFGIGGEYAAINSAIDELIPRKYRGRIDIVINGTYWLGAVGGALLSIVALNTHLFPADIGWRLTFALGAIFGLIILVVRRNVPESPRWMFIHGREDEAERTVADIEDQVRADTARELADVSDQRIEIRQRRSTGFGEIAAVLIRHYPKRAVLGFSLFIGQAFLYNAVTFNYALILSKSFDIADDRVGYYFAVICFGNFLGPLLLGKLFDTVGRVPMIAGCYLGSALLLFGTAWLFGQGRLSAVTLTACWTAVLFVASCGASAAYLTVSEIFPMETRAMAIAFFYAIGTFAGGVAGPLVFAKLSEDGDPGRIALAFTIGAIAMLLAGLVELVYGVRAEGRSLEDLARPLSASPEPDAAR, encoded by the coding sequence ATGCGAACCATCTCCACCGATATTCCGGCGCGAATGGATCGGCTGCCCTGGTCGCGGTGGCACTGGTTGATCGTGATCGGGCTGGGGTCGGTGTGGATTCTGGACGGGCTCGAAGTCACCGTGGTGGGCAGTGTGGCGAGCCGGCTGTCGCAGCCGGGCAGCGGCATCGACATCACGGCCGCGCAGGTTTCCGGGGTCGCGGCGGCCATGTACGTCACGGGTGCGTGCACGGGCGCACTGTTCTTCGGCTGGCTCACCGACAGATTCGGGCGCAAGAAGCTGTTCCTGATCACGCTGGCGGTGTATCTGTTCGCGACCGCGATGACCGCGCTGTCGTTCAATATGTGGTGGTTCGTCATCTTCCGCTTTCTCACCGGTTTCGGCATCGGCGGTGAGTACGCGGCCATCAATTCCGCTATCGACGAACTGATTCCGCGGAAGTACCGGGGCCGCATCGACATCGTCATCAATGGCACGTACTGGCTGGGTGCGGTCGGCGGCGCGCTGCTGTCCATCGTCGCGCTCAATACGCACCTGTTCCCGGCGGATATCGGCTGGCGGCTCACCTTCGCGCTCGGCGCGATCTTCGGCCTGATCATCCTGGTCGTGCGGCGCAATGTGCCCGAGAGCCCGCGCTGGATGTTCATTCACGGTCGCGAGGACGAGGCCGAACGGACGGTCGCCGATATCGAGGATCAGGTACGCGCCGACACCGCACGGGAATTGGCGGATGTCTCCGATCAGCGCATAGAGATCCGCCAGCGTCGATCCACCGGATTCGGCGAGATCGCCGCGGTGCTCATCAGGCACTATCCGAAGCGCGCGGTGCTCGGGTTCTCCCTGTTCATCGGCCAGGCCTTCCTCTACAACGCCGTCACGTTCAACTACGCCCTGATCCTGTCGAAATCCTTCGACATCGCCGACGACAGGGTCGGCTACTACTTCGCCGTCATCTGTTTCGGCAATTTCCTCGGCCCGCTGCTGCTGGGCAAGCTGTTCGACACGGTGGGCCGCGTGCCCATGATCGCGGGCTGCTACCTCGGCTCGGCGCTGCTGTTGTTCGGCACCGCATGGCTTTTCGGCCAGGGCCGGCTGTCCGCCGTCACGCTCACCGCCTGCTGGACGGCGGTACTGTTCGTGGCTTCGTGTGGCGCGAGCGCGGCCTACCTGACGGTGAGTGAGATCTTCCCGATGGAAACCCGCGCCATGGCCATCGCGTTCTTCTACGCCATCGGCACGTTCGCGGGCGGCGTCGCGGGGCCGCTGGTCTTCGCGAAGCTCTCCGAGGACGGCGACCCGGGCCGAATCGCTCTGGCGTTCACCATCGGAGCCATTGCCATGCTGCTGGCGGGCCTGGTCGAACTCGTCTACGGCGTCCGCGCGGAAGGCCGTTCGCTGGAGGATCTGGCCCGCCCGCTCAGTGCCTCCCCGGAACCCGATGCCGCCCGGTAA